A region of Paractinoplanes abujensis DNA encodes the following proteins:
- a CDS encoding OmpL47-type beta-barrel domain-containing protein, whose protein sequence is MLLAPAAPAYAAGTLTWTADDGITAYKSAPTTATAGATTIVFENSAATGNTTGMPHTLTFDTSTEGYNHDVSLNILANPFDAGNGRHEATVTLTPGRYRYFCSIPGHSTMVGEFVVTDGPGPDPDTTPPTVTAAAAGTQDADGNYVGTATVTVTAADNTGGSGVKTVEYSLDGGAFQAYTAPVAVTAAGSHTFRSRATDNAGNVSAVGSLSFAVVAPAPDEDTTPPTVNHTVAGTRDTDGNYVGSATATLTATDDDSGVDRVEYSLDGAAFTAYTAPVVVSTAGMHMLHYRATDKAGNTSAEKMAHFTVVPAEEPDTTPPTVVAEVDGEENENGAYVGRATVTVTANDTESDVATIQYALDAGAWLAYAQPVVVTGLGAHTVRARATDTAGNTSPEQTVTFTVVGTGSDACEVPDTRTTVIIGGDDTGVPNSDTGDGCTINDLIDEYASYPNHAAFVRHVETVTAALVAGGTLTKRQQGTIVRAAARSDIGSLVR, encoded by the coding sequence CGGCGTACGCGGCCGGCACCCTGACCTGGACGGCCGACGACGGGATCACCGCCTACAAGTCGGCGCCGACCACGGCGACGGCCGGCGCGACCACCATCGTGTTCGAGAACAGCGCGGCCACCGGCAACACGACCGGCATGCCGCACACGCTGACCTTCGACACGTCGACCGAGGGCTACAACCACGACGTCAGCCTGAACATCCTGGCCAACCCGTTCGACGCCGGCAATGGGCGGCACGAGGCCACGGTGACGCTGACCCCGGGCCGGTACCGGTACTTCTGCTCGATCCCGGGGCACAGCACGATGGTCGGCGAGTTCGTGGTCACCGACGGGCCCGGCCCCGACCCCGACACGACGCCGCCCACGGTGACGGCCGCCGCCGCGGGCACTCAGGACGCTGACGGCAACTACGTCGGCACGGCCACCGTCACGGTGACCGCCGCCGACAACACCGGCGGCTCCGGCGTCAAAACCGTCGAGTACTCGCTCGACGGCGGGGCGTTCCAGGCCTACACCGCGCCGGTCGCGGTGACGGCGGCCGGTTCGCACACGTTCCGCTCCCGGGCCACGGACAACGCGGGCAACGTGTCGGCCGTCGGCTCACTGTCGTTCGCGGTGGTCGCGCCGGCGCCCGACGAGGACACCACGCCGCCCACGGTGAATCACACCGTGGCCGGCACCCGGGACACCGACGGCAACTACGTCGGGTCGGCCACGGCCACCCTGACCGCCACCGACGACGACTCCGGGGTGGACCGCGTCGAGTACTCCCTCGACGGCGCGGCCTTCACGGCGTACACCGCACCGGTCGTCGTCTCCACCGCGGGCATGCACATGCTGCACTACCGGGCCACCGACAAGGCCGGCAACACCTCGGCCGAGAAGATGGCGCACTTCACGGTGGTGCCCGCGGAGGAGCCCGACACGACCCCGCCGACGGTGGTGGCCGAGGTCGACGGCGAGGAGAACGAGAACGGCGCGTACGTGGGCCGGGCCACCGTCACGGTGACCGCCAACGACACCGAGTCGGACGTCGCGACGATCCAGTACGCGCTCGACGCGGGCGCCTGGCTCGCCTACGCCCAGCCGGTCGTGGTGACCGGGCTCGGTGCCCACACCGTACGGGCCCGGGCCACCGACACGGCGGGCAACACCTCGCCCGAGCAGACCGTCACCTTCACCGTCGTCGGCACCGGCTCGGACGCCTGCGAGGTGCCCGACACCCGCACCACGGTGATCATCGGCGGCGACGACACGGGCGTGCCCAACTCCGACACCGGCGACGGGTGCACGATCAACGACCTGATCGACGAGTACGCGTCCTACCCGAACCACGCCGCGTTCGTGCGGCACGTCGAGACCGTCACCGCCGCGCTGGTGGCCGGCGGCACCCTCACCAAACGGCAGCAGGGGACGATCGTCCGCGCGGCCGCCCGTTCCGACATCGGCTCCCTCGTTCGATGA
- a CDS encoding antibiotic biosynthesis monooxygenase family protein: MIARMWRGWVASERATEYVAYIDETGMAEYKATPGNLDAQMWTRDLGDGRTEVVTVSWWESLDTIKAFAGDDISQAVFYPSDDNFLIDRETTVTHFEVTGT; the protein is encoded by the coding sequence ATGATTGCGCGAATGTGGCGAGGCTGGGTCGCGTCGGAGCGGGCCACCGAATACGTGGCCTACATCGACGAGACCGGCATGGCCGAGTACAAGGCCACTCCCGGCAACCTCGACGCCCAGATGTGGACCCGCGACCTGGGCGACGGCCGCACCGAGGTCGTCACCGTCAGCTGGTGGGAGTCCCTCGACACGATCAAGGCCTTCGCCGGCGACGACATCAGCCAGGCCGTCTTCTACCCGTCCGACGACAACTTCCTCATCGACCGGGAAACCACAGTCACCCACTTCGAGGTGACCGGAACCTGA